A region from the Arachis ipaensis cultivar K30076 chromosome B01, Araip1.1, whole genome shotgun sequence genome encodes:
- the LOC107619267 gene encoding zinc finger protein ZAT9-like, with the protein MEEEDHHHQEQEQELMRHVCKFCNKSFPSGRSLGGHMRSHVTNNTHEAEEKEKLSSSEAGTITNNSSGYGLRENPKKTWRIIADSSTNSEDNNNNNNNNNSSSFSSLLMCDKLCKECGKGFSSWKALFGHMKRHSHSSSASASDQDSCWTTKKLLVMDSQSDNEATTAAPPRRRTRSKRKTTRRYNNASASTTSFAAKTSCSVYSEAEAEVEIEQEQEEVAMSLMMLSRDVGNWWSAGDGGVHSLAESSSVFRTRIQDKKMMKINACSEVGRVGRSAELLDLDLEDDGFEHGKKYSSIKEKISDYSNSNSANKRGKFECTTCKRIFHSYQALGGHRASHKKIKGCFGSNNDNSIQIEIEIETELSPNNKIESLENEQLGFDDYDDEDDDDEAEEEDNKTAKKVNKVHECPICLKVFASGQALGGHKRSHTAKIEEQEEEQVQEIRVRDLLDLNVPAAAATTTEEDEANNSFNADSNNNKRHWWEEAPLLGLISLN; encoded by the coding sequence atggaagaagaagatcatcatcatcaagaacaagaacaagaactgATGAGGCACGTGTGCAAGTTCTGCAACAAGAGCTTCCCTAGTGGAAGATCCTTAGGGGGTCACATGAGGTCTCACGTGACCAACAACACCCATGAAGCCGAAGAGAAAGAGAAGCTTTCATCATCTGAAGCTGGAACAATCACTAACAACAGCAGTGGCTATGGTTTGAGGGAGAATCCCAAGAAGACATGGAGGATCATTGCGGATTCATCAACTAATagtgaagacaacaacaacaacaacaacaacaacaattcttcttctttttcttctttgttgaTGTGTGACAAGCTTTGCAAAGAGTGTGGAAAAGGGTTCAGTTCTTGGAAGGCCTTGTTTGGCCACATGAAACGCCATTCCCACTCTTCTTCTGCTTCTGCCTCTGATCAAGATTCTTGTTGGACAACGAAGAAGCTTCTTGTAATGGATTCACAATCTGATAATGAAGCCACTACTGCTGCTCCTCCAAGAAGGAGAACAAGGTCAAAGAGGAAAACAACAAGAAGGTATAACAATGCTTCTGCTTCGACGACTAGTTTTGCTGCGAAAACTTCTTGTTCTGTTTACTCTGAGGCTGAGGCTGAGGTTGAGATTGAGCAGGAGCAAGAAGAGGTTGCTATGAGCTTGATGATGCTTAGTAGAGATGTTGGTAATTGGTGGAGTGCTGGTGATGGTGGTGTTCATTCTCTTGCCGAGTCTTCTTCGGTTTTTAGGACTAGAATTCAGgacaagaagatgatgaagatcaATGCTTGTTCTGAGGTTGGAAGAGTAGGAAGAAGCGCAGAACTTTTGGATTTGGATTTGGAGGATGATGGATTTGAACATGGCAAGAAGTACAGTTCAATCAAGGAGAAGATTTCGGATTATTCGAATTCGAATTCGGCTAATAAGAGGGGAAAGTTTGAGTGTACTACTTGCAAGAGGATCTTCCATTCTTATCAAGCACTTGGAGGGCATAGAGCAAGTCACAAGAAGATTAAGGGTTGCTTTGGTTCAAACAATGATAACAGCATTCAGATTGAGATTGAGATTGAGACTGAACTCTCTCCTAACAACAAAATTGAGAGTTTAGAGAATGAACAACTTGGTtttgatgattatgatgatgaagatgatgatgatgaggctgaagaagaagataacAAGACAGCAAAGAAGGTAAACAAAGTTCATGAGTGTCCAATTTGCCTGAAAGTTTTTGCTTCTGGACAAGCATTGGGTGGACACAAGAGATCTCACACTGCCAAAATTGAGGAACAGGAAGAAGAACAAGTTcaagaaattagggttagggatTTGCTTGATCTGAATGTTCCAGCAGCAGCAGCTACTACTACTGAAGAGGATGAAGCTAACAACAGTTTCAATGCTGattctaataataataagaggCATTGGTGGGAAGAGGCACCACTGCTAGGACTTATCTCTCTTAACTAA
- the LOC110272074 gene encoding uncharacterized protein LOC110272074 — MMSQLTKNNAVEMLAEIDVIGFGFLMLVLDWAMKQAIIVHLAELYDVETRALIVDVGNIRLNAEVIGRVFGISSRGDPFPSLDVENPAHVAIKKRFHRWTTTELQNLIYSCPIATKSDRMEFRRYFILVVLKKFMCPTT; from the exons ATGATGAGCCAGCTCACTAAAAACAATGCAGTTGAGATGCTTGCAGAGATAGATGTAATTGGGTTCGGATTCTTGATGCTTGTTTTGGATTGGGCTATGAAGCAGGCCATCATAGTTCATCTGGCTGAATTGTACGATGTTGAGACAAGAGCCTTGATAGTCGACGTTGGCAACATCCGCCTTAATGCCGAGGTAATCGGGCGGGTTTTCGGCATTTCGTCTCGTG GCGATCCATTCCCATCCTTGGACGTCGAAAATCCGGCTCACGTGGCTATCAAAAAGAGGTTCCATAGATGGACAACAACTGAACTCCAGAATTTGATATACAGCTGTCCTATAGCAACGAAATCAGACAGGATGGAGTTTAGGAGATATTTTATACTAGTGGTGCTAAAAAAGTTCATGTGCCCTACAACATAG